One window from the genome of Cucumis melo cultivar AY chromosome 12, USDA_Cmelo_AY_1.0, whole genome shotgun sequence encodes:
- the LOC103503156 gene encoding lectin-like, whose protein sequence is MGSGWSEEQAAQPQPQQQSAAANAAVRSNEHSSGNSSDNNLKEEKEKVVKGKLEEEMKLGHGFEDILKYADLPVDRSSLEKLHEQLYVGIFLNKRTKKYWLDKNLKSNCFMLFPRALSITWAEENKYWRWRPLQDSSNTIEVVELMNVCWLEIHGKMKTCELSPGICYEAAFEVMIKDPAYGWDIPVNVRVKKPDGSKQEHQENLEQRPRGRWFEIPIGNFIVRDHERGGEIEFCMFEYEGGMWKKGMVLKGVVIRSKG, encoded by the exons ATGGGATCGGGGTGGTCGGAAGAGCAGGCTGCGCAGCCGCAGCCGCAGCAGCAGTCAGCCGCTGCCAATGCCGCTGTAAGAAGCAACGAGCACAGCAGTGGCAACTCGAGTGATAATAAtttgaaggaagaaaaagagaaggtGGTGAAAGGGAaattagaagaagaaatgaagttGGGTCATGGCTTTGAAGATATTTTGAAATATGCAGACTTGCCAGTGGATAGATCCTCCCTGGAAAAGCTTCATGAACAACTCTATGTTGGTATCTTCTTGAACAAACGAACTAAG AAATATTGGTTAGATAAGAATTTGAAGAGTAACTGTTTCATGCTATTTCCAAGAGCTCTCTCAATAACTTGGGCTGAAGAGAATAAGTATTGGAGATGGAGACCCTTGCAAGACTCCAG TAATACGATTGAAGTCGTGGAGCTTATGAATGTATGCTGGCTCGAAATCCATGGGAAGATGAAGACATGTGAGCTCTCACCCGGAATTTGTTATGAAGCAGCATTTGAAGTAATGATAAAAGACCCAGCCTATGGATGGGATATTCCGGTCAACGTTCGAGTTAAAAAGCCAGATGGGAGCAAGCAAGAGCATCAAGAAAATTTAGAGCAGAGGCCTCGAGGGCGGTGGTTCGAGATTCCAATAGGCAATTTCATTGTTCGTGATCATGAGAGGGGAGGGGAGATTGAGTTCTGCATGTTTGAATATGAAGGAGGGATGTGGAAGAAAGGGATGGtcctaaaaggtgttgtgatTCGATCAAAGGGGTAA
- the LOC103504396 gene encoding protein PHLOEM PROTEIN 2-LIKE A9 — translation MARASKPHSDADPRAIEITKGGKIIFYPRALTITWGNDNRYWRFLPSTNLKDPKSAVQLLQVSWLEVTCSTDKVEAGKTYKVGFNVSLQPDAFGWDDVEVFIMAKVGKKGNYFFKKTNLGKRSTTTKKFSVPDEGNLEIEIVAPQSSPGDCGLYFGLYEVWSGKWKGGLQIHDAFVEKV, via the exons ATGGCGAGGGCTTCAAAACCCCATTCTGATGCTGATCCAAGGGCCATAGAAATTACCAAG GGAggaaaaattatattttatccAAGAGCATTGACCATCACATGGGGCAACGACAACCGTTATTGGCGTTTTCTTCCAAGTACTAACTT GAAGGACCCGAAGTCGGCTGTGCAACTATTGCAAGTGAGTTGGCTAGAAGTCACATGTTCAACGGACAAAGTGGAAGCTGGCAAGACCTATAAAGTGGGGTTTAATGTATCACTTCAACCAGATGCATTTGGGTGGGACGATGTTGAAGTTTTCATAATGGCAAAAGTTGGAAAAAAGGGAAACTACTTTTTCAAGAAGACTAATCTTGGGAAAAGGTCCACAACCACTAAAAAGTTTAGTGTTCCTGATGAGGGTAATTTGGAAATCGAAATAGTAGCACCACAAAGCTCCCCAGGAGATTGCGGTCTCTATTTTGGACTTTATGAAGTTTGGAGTGGCAAATGGAAGGGAGGCCTGCAGATTCATGATGCTTTTGTTGAGAAAGTTTAG